The Ascaphus truei isolate aAscTru1 chromosome 20, aAscTru1.hap1, whole genome shotgun sequence genome includes the window cacacacacacatatatatatatatatatatatatatatacatacacacacatacatatacacacacacatacatatacacacacacacacatatagatagatatagatacacacacacacacacacacacacacacacacatgattaaccaatatagaaagaaatgtttaagcattcaaaaaaacatgcacaaatgaaAAAAGCACATCTCCAAATCAAAAAATCACATTGCATATCAAAATTTAAATATTAGATAgccacataaaaaaaaattcaaaatcaaATAATTCTCATCTAccaatcaatatctaacaaatggtAATCTCCCAATCGGCAAAGAAAACATTGaattttacagtgtatacatgatgcatataatttgtgcatcatgtacactatgCAAATCAacgttaacaataaaatattccaaacaaaatacaattcaatccaaacaagtatactatttaaaccaagcaagtaaacagaaatatattaccattaattaatcaaatccgaAATCAATAACAATcctatccaaatcaattacacaataacctatttcaatcgttaaaccaaACCATTCATAAAAAAAGTTACCATCAGCCAAAttataactaccaaaaataatccactattaaaaaaacactgtctcaaactacaggccaatctcccttctcccaatcctatccaaagtcatggaaaaatgtgtccactcccaattaagcgattactataacaagacaaatttctctAGCCAATTCCAAACTGTCTTTCGCCCCAAAtgctctaccgtaactaccctgctaaaagtttgcaatgaaatccagtgtggaatggaatggggtcaactcactggtgcaatattcctagattttgcaaaggcttttgatactgttgatcatgctatcctgcttaacaaactccagagctctggaatagggaagcatgctttaaactggtttcagttctacctatcgggtagatcccaacatgtgtccatcacaggctctaaatccaaccccctggatatcacctgtggtatcccgcaaggctctgttctggggaccctactcttctcagtgttcatcaatgatcttcccacagcttgtaaggaagcctcaatacacatatatgcagatgacacaatcctatatgcacacagccatagcctctctgaccttgaacacatacttcagtctgactttttgaaactcgaaaactggatttccaaaaacaaactgtttttaaacactgacaagactgtaacaatggtatttggtaccaagactacatttttaaagcttccagtgactgagctccagatcagaaccaacgctaacaccaccctaactcctgttactagttttaaatacctgggcatatggtttgactcccacttaacattcggaatgcacattgatatccctgacatccaaaacctatgccaaactaggtgtattttacaggaacaaatcctcccttagcctgctggtcagaaagcgtattgcacagcagatgctaatgccaattatcgactatggagacatagtatatggctcggtaccccaaacccaccttggcaaacttgacaccctctacaattcaatttgtcgtttcgttctccaatgcaactacaacacacatcactgcgaaatgcttaaagaactagattagtcatcactcgagtctaggcgcaaagttcacctttcctgttttgcattcaaatactttctgggcaagctacccacctacagTATCTgagaagctcctcacccctaccacatgcagcacttatcatctgagatctgactccaaaagactgttcgtggtcccaaggctcaacaaagtatctggccgctcctccttctcttaccgtgcaccccaaaactggaacaaccgaccggagactctcacatccaccaccagtttacgttctttcaaaactaaggctgtctcacactttaatctggtctgtaactgttacataagcctataatatacatcttctctagctgtgcatgcaatgtattgtatgtaatgtataccctgttcatttatgtaactgtatttgcaaccatgtattatttgtcatattaactatgcccaggacatacttgaaaacgagaggtaactctcaatgtattacttcctggtaaaacattatataattaataaaataaataaataaaaagcaagCCACACCCTGAAATCAAGTACTGCAAAaaccaccaaaaattacatctatctaaattAAAAATTACACAACATACTCATTTATAAGCATtgcagcaaaatacattttaaaaatagcaaaacaagcatttccaaaacaataatttcttaccctgtatgtatatatcgatctagacatacatacatacagtggcaagatatgataatccaaaaaaaaaaacatatcacatgttaaaaaaaaacctgtaaaagttaaaaaataaaacatttcttttgtttacgtaccattacttgacccactcaccgactcccgtcgaACCACTTACTCTCGAACCattccacgcacaggaacccataaaataaaaaaccataaaataataaaccaagtctgtctttttttttgtaatccattccgttaccttcttcatctgtgttcttccgtcttcCGTCTTCTTCTGGGGCTCTTCTTAccttctgctgccacgcccttgtCGTCTTCTTCTtccaggaggtccgtcctcctcggcgcctggcttaaaaatgagacaacataggcttttataggcccatgacgtcacattttcgtcatatggttcccacagccctgattgggccatgaaaaccatgtgatttagaaaaaaaaaaaatgtgatgacGTCATTCAaggaaatgacgccagccaatcagaatggctgtgcttcatttgcctttaagatgaagtcatcaaaagaaagatggccgccctcagatggtacagtagccaatcagagtgtgggaactaaatccctgacgaagcccaagtggagaaacgcgtagggcatgcgCATTGGTGGAGCAGACAGAGACCCACTGCAGAGAAACCCTCGGCACCGGAGCAGAAGCCGTGACAGAGGACTGTGGaagacgaactctcgcgagagttggAGCCGACACACGTGATGCGGAAGGACTCTGGCATACCAGCCGTGCAGTGGACCGGCGTCTCTGTgatatgagtgtgagagactcagtttaaactctcaactgctctTATTCGATTCAACACATGTGAGTGGGATACAAACTGTTATTTTTAGATAGgaattttattaaagtttttacaCTATATTCCTTTTTTCCTATAttacttttccccccctctcccccccccctccccctgtgagaTCCATCCCGTGGCAAGACACCCTCCAGCAGCAGAATGATGATGAAGCTGTGAAAATTGTTTGAAGACTCGTGTGCAGTCTAAGAAATCTAAGACGAAATTGAAGTTCATCAGtagcagagttcctgagtcccattgtggattaaaggcttttaaTTGCTGACAAACGGTAATTGCATATCTTACCACCTAAGTCCTGATTGTTCTGACATACTGCCCCatgatattttttctttttctctctctctctctctctctctctctctctctctctctctctctctctctctctctctctctctctctctctctctctctctctctctctctctctctctctctctctctctctctctctctctctctctctctctctctctctctctctctctctctctctctctctctctctctctctctctctctctctctctctctctctctctctctctctctctctctctctctctctctctctctgttttggaaatgcttgttttactgtttttaaaatgtattttgctgcaATGCTTATAAATGAGAGTTATGTAATTTTTaatttagatagatgtaatttttggtgcttTTTGCAGTATTTGATTTCAGGGTGTGGCTTGCTTTTTGGTAGTTATATTTTGGCTGATGGTAACTTTTTTTATGAATGGTTTGGTTTAACGATTTAAATAGgttattgtgtaattgatttctgatttgattaattaatggtaatatatttctgtttacttgcttggtttaaatagtatacttgtttggatagaattgtattttgtttggaatattttattgttaacattgatttgcgtCTGTGTTGTGATATGTCTGtgttgtgatatgtgtgtgttgtgatgtttgtgttgattgtgattgagtgtgtggtgtgttgtgattgtgtctATGTTGTGATATGCGTGTGTCTGTTGGTTGTttttgtgtgatgtgtgtgttgtgtctgtgttgattGAGTGtttggtgtgtggggtgtgtgttgttattgtgtgtgttgtgatatgtgtttggtgtgtctgtgttggttgtgattgggtgtgtgttgtgtctgttgactgtgtgttgtgattgagtgtgtgttgtaatatgtgttgtgattgattgtgtgtgtgctgtgtctgtgttgtgattgtgtgtgtgtgtgtgtgtgtgtgtgtgtgtgtgtgtgtgtgtgtgtgtgtgtgtgtgtgtgtgtgtgtgtgtgtgtgtgtgtgtgtatgggtgttgtgattgagtgcagaagtgcacaaactgggaggcgtacgctctcccaagcttggcgcttggggagacaaaaaaaaattgactttgaagcacgCTCTGCAGCAgtgaatgcacacacacactgccacacaaacacacacagaaatagccccgatccatgcccccccgctcatgcttgcaaaattatgcatgACAGCCTGTGCTCAttcttggagagttggtgatgtcaccgctcgcAAGCATGAGCGctgtcagcggcagcgtggacgcagcctcaTTTCGCAAgcacgagctgttgaaatatgtaagtattttttttttatgtggctatctaatattttaattttgataTGCAATGTGATTTATTGATTTGGAGATGTGCTATTttgatttgtgcatgtttttttgaatgcttaaacatttctttgtatattggttaatcatgtgtgtgtttacgtgtgtgtacagccctgaggaaggtccctctacgaggaccgaaacgttggcggccctgtgttcacaatacacatttttttggcctaatattgcggtgtgctgtcttctgttaccaggatttccctggttactacATGTCTATACTTtcattatgggacaagcatctgccttctgacaaacgtgagtgcaaatctccataccaataccaatgactatatataaatatatatatagtcattggtattggtattggtatggagatttgcactcacgtttgtcagaaggcagatgcttgtccaataatgaaagtatatatatatatactaacacaaacaaagagtagcgctaaagTGTGAAGAAAACTTGATGTTAACAaaatgtgtgcatatatatagtgaatgaaaatattccaaataaattgataaCACCCAAgaatgtaaatatataatatatagaaattaaaatataaaaaaagaaacacgTGAAGTTCGTAGATGAAAAGTCCAGATCAGgaatcaccttgagaaagggcatactgcccgaaacgcgttggtggacttTTGCTATGGCTTAGGGGGGACATTTGGTCCAtcttttttatgtaataaataatTTGTGCTTCATcataccgtgagcctccttctgttccttctggcagtgcactgccaaattTTTCTACCTGTTCCTGCTGACTCTCTCTGATCACACTCTGACGGTTTGCAGCTGATTTTACCTTGGACAGCTAATTATTGCTCTATATAATCTAGCATCTGCTGCTTCTGTctatccttgagaaagtcactaagcgtgacgaaacgcgtaggcgtgtgacgtcagcacgcggtGACGCGCGAACTACAGGCGGAGCTGGGCCAGGCTTGGAACTTCGGTGTTATACTATAGGGAAGTCCTGCAGACTCTCGGCTATCTCCTCCTCCTACTCCTCGTGGCGCCGCCATTGGTGTGAGGCATATTGATTCACAATATCTACCAGCTTGCTGCTAAGGACTTAGTGAGGAACACCTTACCATCAGAGGAGGACGCTGCACTGTATATTCCACAGTTTGGAGTAGTTTACTTTTGGTGCAGACATCATCCTCACATCCGAGGGTCTCTGTGATTTTGCTCTTCCCTACCACTGATTGCAATATCCACTGGTCCTGGCCACCTGTTTGTAACTACATCTGCGCTGACCCGCTGCtgtcacagattgtctcaaatgattgttttttcttccACAATGTGAGAATAGGTCCTAGTGACTACTCAAAGTTTTATTAAAGATTCCTCTATTttatactgtattatgctatggagctggcgcttctttaaaaataaataaatatatatatatatatatatacatacatacatgatgaagccactgtacaaatgaatgggtgaagggtgggtatcgggccaggctagcttaaccccttaattacctttgcggttattaaccgatcaGGTGATTACGGGGTTAAGTGAAaccagaatgtatttgcaatgtattttttgggctacggaggacagagggaactTGCAGGCAGAGagaattcatattgatgaggttagtagaactgtatttattttattatgctacagtagttaatgtgtttaataatggacaaataatctattatccatgtctggataatagttattttgcccattactgtactgtgtgtgtgtgtgtgtgtgtgtgtgtgtgtgtgtgtgtgtgtgtgtgtgtgtgtgtgtgtgtgtgtgtgtgtgtgtgtgtgtgtgtgtgtgtgtgtgtggcggggggagtggggagggggtgtggtatttatgtatttaaatgtataggacaggtttattttttttacatacagggttggttccttaggtctgccgggacctctggagaccacctgaggtctccccgGACTTCCCACGGGTACAAGGCTGCGgactcacgggggacacctgcggggaagaaccgggggccccacagctatgaagatgaggatggccttcatcgtggcagccggacaagggtgagtgcaatatgtatttattgtgctttatgtatttgaaatgggcaaatgcactattattcatatgtggataatagtaatttcgcccattactatactgtatgtgttagggaagggggggggggttatttatttaaaagtatttatgtgttttttaaattttgggggggggcacagaattggtactgcaggcctgcggggaacacccgagggcccccgccggcctatagtatcattgctgtgcatcccaaaaatgtaatatatgtactgtttgttagggggtataggggttgttgggggcacagggggtgtgtgttgtttattgcaatgtttattgggggcaattgtccccaatatacatgctattatgccttaaacccttcattgccttagcagatagctgctatggtaatgaagcagcatgaatgtatttttaataatattgtgcgggattagggggtctcctgagctgaaccacattgatttctggctcagggaccccctgcttcccgagttacaggcctcggtttggggcatcggtgctagtgtcgctgccatctttatagcgggcacgtcacgtcttggacgctataaagatggcggccacACTGGTTCCCGATGCCCCATTCCGGGGCcggtaactcggaaagcagggggtccctgaagctgaaatcaatgcggttcagctcaggggaccccctgctcccgcacactattaataaaaatacattaatggtgcttcattaacatagcagatagccgcaactgtaaggaattattctttattgatatgtgtgttttactcatagtgtagatgtctccagagctgagccgctttggttttaggtccggggatcccctgcttcccgagatacaggtccctttattgggtgccggtatcccttccTGAaaactgcgagggcaacacgtcAAAAACATGCCAAttttgaacccctgccgagagtgctttttcggtgccTACTGCATCGAGCCCTTAGAGAGTGAGCTCTGCAAGAGGATGATTGATTATTGTAAAAAGAACAGAACTTTGAATTAAGTTACTGACGAGTGTCTCTTTTCCCAAGGCCAGCGTTTATCCCATACAGAGCCCGGAGACATCACATTCATGACCCTATTTTTCTATAGGACAATGTGGCACCTTATATTATTCTACACTACACCATTCACGCTGGGGTGCAGGCTCAATAACACCGAACTCAGGGGGATTGTGGAGGCTGGAGACATCTTAATTGGTGGGGTGTTACCCATCCATATTAACAAAATATACCCCGAAATTAGCTTCAACGAGAAACCCGGACCAGCCGTCTGCAAAGCGTAAGATGTATTTCTTTATAATCTGACTTAAAATCAGTTTGTTGATGTCATCTTTAAAGTGTTCAGTCCCGCGCAGGGGCAAAGTGACCCATagacagggatgtgtttaatgggttaattgGTCAGTCCCACAAATAGACATCTGTCTATAAGATGGAGCCCACTCTGCTATCCTCAATCCTGCCATAAATGTCCGTCCctcctattccagtactgacaccTCCCAACTCTGCCGCCATGCACCTTTTTACTGTCATAGTGGATATAAATTATGTAGAGCGGAACTACAGTGAGCGACTTGGTAAtcaataaagtacatttattgtATGAGGATCTACGTTTCAGTCTTAACATGGACCTTTGTCATGATTAAAATGTTGCTCCTCctaaaataaatgtactttattgaTACCAAGTCCATCGGAGTGTTCTATATTTACAGTTATACCTCTATTCGATGGGCGATTACTGTGCACCTGAGGTGCATCTCCCTGTTATTGTGATTGCACCTACTTTTCTATTCACCCTTTAGTATCATGACACCGTTTATCTATACACCCCCATTGATCCCTCAGCAATATATGATCCCTGGTTTGAACCTCAAAATATCCTGAGGGTTACATTGCCTCATCAGATATCCCATTTCCCACTTTCATGTCCAGATTCCGTTTCGAGAATTACCAGCGTGTCCAGGCCATGCGGTTTGCCGTGAAAGAGATCAACATGGATCTTGAGCTTCTACCCAACATCACCTTGGGCCTCCATATCTATGACTCATGCACAGTGATACAGAGGGCAATTGCAGGAACCCTACAGGTGCTGACTGGGCATGGACCACCTGTGCCCAATTATAGGTGCCATCACGGTGTCCCCTTGGCAGCTGTCGTTGGCCACTCCATCTCTACATATACCATTCTGATGGCTCATATCCTGGGGCTGTACCGATACCCGCAGGTAAGTTTGTGTTTGCTGTCCGTGGTGCTGAAATTATCTTTGGAGCATGAGCAGTCCACATACTATAGTCTGCCAGTATATTACACGTGCAATTCAACATAGTctgccagttgaatttcttaggggtctctgaaggggggaagtgtttgtcagtgaagtgttttctttacccttatccaaccctgtccttatcagagggCCAAAAAGACaaggtgaggtgaggtggggtGATGGTCTATGGCTTTAGAAGCACTTGCTGACTGAACATCACTCAAAAGATTGAAGTCAGAGGAAATCATATCCATCCCAGGTCTTactactcatacacacacacacactcacacacacactagtcaCGAGTGCCCTGTGGTGATAGAACCAGTGGATCCATGTCAGGCTGTTACCTGGAGTTTGAGCGACATCGGTGGTGACCCTCAATGGCTAAAAAGTACAGCGGTACTGAAGCACCCTTTGCAAAGTACAGTCCTGCCACATGTTAGTGCACAATGAGCTCCCACAGTGTGCGGGCACCATCACAAAGAAAACATTCAGGAGTGGGTGGCTCACCCACTACTGACACTGATATATATACCCGAACAGCATTACTGGTGACTGTAATGTTTTATGCCTCTGTACATTGTGTCTAGGGATCCTCCGTTGAGGATCATCGGATACTGCATTTGGCCCAGGGCGTACATAAAACCATTGCACCACCCCATACACTGTGTCCTTATTTCCCACCATCTGACCGTAGGTCAAGTGTGGCCCATTAAGTATCATGTGTCCCTGGGGTTCCTAGAGTGGATCAATAGGGTGCCACAGGATTTCCCCAATCTctaggagcagtgagagagcaggGAAGTTTCCGCTATGCCGATTGGCTTTAGTACCTAGCAGCATCCCATCAAAAGGAGGTATCAGAAGTCTGTGGGTGTGGACAAGCGGAGGAAGTAGCATGGGCAAGAGtgaggtgtgtttgtgtgtgtattttctgtGACTGTTTTATGTGATTTTTCTGACACATATTACTCCTGTGACTACCTGCCCATTTGAATCTTCTGATTCTGCCCCCTCTGACTATCACCCCCCTAACTCACTGCCCCCCTGACTCCTATGACActttgccccctctgactcctgtgacactttgccccctctgactcctgtgactctttGCCCTTCTGTCTCCCGTGACTAACGGCCCCCTCAGACTCCTGCGGACACCCCTGTCCCATTTACTCCTGTGACTCCTTGCACCATATGCCCCCTCACGAACCAGTGTCAGTAAGACATGCACATGTAGGCAGATCACATGATGTACATGGCTGTAACAAACATTGTTAGACCAGTTAACACCATGGATTTTGTTAAGCCTAATGAAAAATTTACCATGAAATGTAATGCAGTGATGTCTGTGGGATGCCAAACTGTTGTAAAAACAGTGAAGAAATCTCGTTGAAAGCAATTGGGCGTTTTCCCTTTGATAAATGTGGTACTGCTCTTATGCActagttttgccccagttttgcatctgggagacttTGGTAATATCAGCCCCCAAATGTTTGGAAGCAACTCTAAAGCAGTTTTGCTCATCACCTCCCTGATATCTTCATCTTAACAGATCAGCCACTTCTCCACCAGCTCCCTCCTGAGCGACCGGACACAGTTCCCTTCCTTCTTCAGGACTGTCCCCAGTGACGCCTTCCAGTCCCAGGGACTGGCCAAGCTGGTGTTACACTTCGGCTGGACCTGGGTGGGGCTGGTGGCAATTGACAATGATTATGGGCAACAGGGCATCAAGGTTATCAGCAGAGACATACTAAAGGCCGGAGCTTGCGTAGCCTTTACGGAGGACATTGTGATAAGTCTGCCTGACCGCAACGCTCCAAAAATTGCCCGGGTCATCAAAGAATCAACGGCCAAGGTTGTGGTTGTCTTCTCCCCTGGTTTTGACTTGACCTTTATATTTGATGAGATGTTGAGACAGAATGTGACAGGGAAGATATGGGTAGTCAGTGAAGCTGTGGCTTCCTCCAATTTCATATCAGTTGACAAATACGCAAGACTTCTTTCTGGATCAATTGGCTTTGCCCTCCCCAGTGGGACTATTCCAGGGTTGAAAGAGTTCCTCAACAGCATCCACCCCTCCATGTCTACGGGAGGAGAGTGGGTGAAGAtattctgggaggaagctttcagCTGCAAATTCCCAGACGAGAAAAACCTAACAGGCTCATCAGTGAGTTTATCAAAAGAGTGTACGGGAGCAGAACATTTACAAAGCATCAAGAACAGCTACAATGATGTCTCCAACTTAAGGGCAACCTACAGTGTCTATACTGCGGTTCATGTTGTAGCCAAAGCTTTGCAAGATTTGACCGACTGCCGTGAAGTAGAAGGACCATTCTCCCATGGAAGATGCTCAGATATATGGAATTTCAGACCATGGCAGGTACAGCTCtttaaaaaacacaaaactaTAGTTCAGCATCATACAGTAAAAATGAAATCATCTTAGACACCTTTTGATGGTCCAACGTTAGAGATGAGATTATAGTGTAGAGAGCTTGTAGGTTTCTTCTCTGACTGTATTGGGGCAGCACAGATAGaagtaaacatactgtacagtatattatctcACAACTCCATGTCCCTCCTCATCACCTCAGGATATATGTTTCCTTCTAACTATGCTGTCAGATTACCCTTGAAGAAGAAACGTATGAGGTTTGGTTAACTCTATATATTATGATTTCGTCTCTGAAGAACTCTATTGTCGGTCTTCTCAAAGGTATCCCAGCCTGCAACCAATCTCCATTTCTCCAGGCCACCAATATAGCAGCTAGTACTTTGTACTACGTTGGTCAAGACACAGAGCATAGTTTTGGGGTAATAGGAAGATTTTATAGGGGTAGATACACCGAGCTCCATTAAATCTGGGCTCTGAAGTGATGATCTAAATAGGTAATGTCCATTAGCTTCCCTGAGTTTAACGGGTCTCTACAAACCTATATCCTATTTGCATATAGGCTTAGTACAATGTAAAGTTAGCACTGTCttgtgttagcttcaaataacaagGGGTTAAGCATGTCTTACGCAAATATGGTGTTACTTCAATGCGGTCCCTTAATATTTGAATATTGAAAGTTAACAaaaggggagacaagagagaaaAATAACAcagtaaataacaatatgatagttaCAGAAAATCATACCTAACTATGGACTTACACCTATCTTAACCCTGTAACGTACCtaattcagggtctggatgtgagtaacgccaccttttaGCTCTGACCTAACTAACTTAACATTACATCCCGGCGGTAACTATAAAGGCGCTCTGGGGATTTGCACTGCTACATGGAACACATCTAATCCATAACATTAGCAGTAACACCCGTTATAGTAACGCAAGGGCTTGTTACAGCTGAAATTAGCACTTAGCGTATCATTACTGAGCTTTCAAGATCCCTGCTAGCACATAACAAGATGTTAATTGAAGTTAACGTATCATTAAATATTTAACGAACGTTTGAGGGTCTACCCCATTGGGAGCGTTTATATGGAGCGCTAAGAAGAGTTATAAGAAGTGGTTACATGGGGCATTacgagttatagggaacggtaaTATGCGGCAATAGGCGGCGTTGTAGGGACCAGTTTTATGGAAAAATAAAATGAGCAATATGGAGAGGCTATGTCGAAAACATACCCAAGTTTGAGTTTTAATGACCAGCACCTctgggcagctctctgagtcccaaCTTCTTTCAATGAGTTTCTTTTGATAACACCTTTGGATCCCATTCCTTTACCAGCCTCATTGTCTTTAGTAACTCTGTGCCGATATAACATAACAGAACCTCCCTACTCTCTCCGCAGCTCTTGCACTATGTGAAGAAGGTGCGCATGAGAACGAGCAGTGGGAGGGAGCTGTTCTTTAACGAGAATGGGGACCCACCTGCGGTGTATGATATAGTGAACTGGCAGCTGAGCCCGGAGGGCGGCATAACGCAGGTCACGGTCGGAAGCTATGATACCGGAGCTCCCAttggacaggttttcagcatcaATGCCAGTGTTGTGCATTGGGCGTCAGGTGGAAGGGAGGTAAGGTACTCTCTTGGAGAGGAGATACATGTATAGGGAGTTGTAATAGGAGGAGATACAGCATTGGGAGCAGTTATATGATGCAATAgaatgagttatag containing:
- the LOC142471461 gene encoding extracellular calcium-sensing receptor-like, which produces MRFAVKEINMDLELLPNITLGLHIYDSCTVIQRAIAGTLQVLTGHGPPVPNYRCHHGVPLAAVVGHSISTYTILMAHILGLYRYPQISHFSTSSLLSDRTQFPSFFRTVPSDAFQSQGLAKLVLHFGWTWVGLVAIDNDYGQQGIKVISRDILKAGACVAFTEDIVISLPDRNAPKIARVIKESTAKVVVVFSPGFDLTFIFDEMLRQNVTGGSIGFALPSGTIPGLKEFLNSIHPSMSTGGEWVKIFWEEAFSCKFPDEKNLTGSSVSLSKECTGAEHLQSIKNSYNDVSNLRATYSVYTAVHVVAKALQDLTDCREVEGPFSHGRCSDIWNFRPWQLLHYVKKVRMRTSSGRELFFNENGDPPAVYDIVNWQLSPEGGITQVTVGSYDTGAPIGQVFSINASVVHWASGGREVPLSVCSNSCPPGFRKAAMRGQPVCCFQCVLCPQGEISNQTDSVHCSKCPWDMWPNLQQEKCLPKSREFLSYDELLGATLAATSVASSLVPVVMFGIFIHFKTTPIVRANNYTLSCLLLWSLFLCFLCSLAFIGYPQPKTCLLRQVAFGMSFALCVSCILAKTIMVVIAFKATKPGSNLRRWTSNRVSYLVVILCILIQSFLCIFWLSFSPPFPEHNTQTKFGVIIIECNEGSPIIFWCMLGYLGLLATVSFIVAFLARQLPDSFNEAKFITFSMLAFLSVWVSYIPASLSARGKYTVAMEVFAILSSSWALVVCMFLPKCFLILFRPNMNSRERLMGKDRGQTHKVK